Genomic segment of Pseudoalteromonas sp. NC201:
TAAACTATCGTTAATGCGTATATCAAACGCTGCTTTGTAGGTATCTGTTTGTTTATCTGTTGAGTAATCAGAATAGCGATAAGCGAGTTCTAATGTAATGTAATCCGCAAATGAGCTATCTTCAATTAATGGAATATTTAGCTCAGTAAAGAATTCATTTACATCAAACTGGTCTGAAACGGGTTTTCTTGGTCCACCTTGACCTGCGCCATCGTTAGAAATGAAGTTAATGTCCGGATTAAAATCAATAGCTTCTTTGCGGTGTTCCAGACCCAATACAATACCGACGCCTGTTGAAGTACCAGGCACGACTATGCCATATTCAGTTAAGTCCCCAGTGACGAAACCACTGATTTGTTTTGAACGTGTATCACCGCGAGCAAAGAGTGGAATGGTAAGATAATCAATTTGCTCTTGGGTAATATTTGCTGGGTCGAATATATTCCAAGGGATACAGTCGGGATCGCTACCATCAATAACTGACTCACAGACAATCTTGCCATTGTCATCAGTGGTTGCTTTTAAGGCTCTAACAATTTTTCGTTTTGATAGGTCGTTTTGGTAGGTTTGTTCATAAGACACATTTCCGTAGTTAAAGAATGCATCATAAGTCCAGTTATCATCAATTTCGCCTCTCATACCTAATACAAAACGGGTAGAGGTGTGTCGTAAATCATCTTGGCGAGGGCCTCCTTCTACGTTTCGTTTTGCGATAAATGCGCCAGATACAACACCATCGACCGCAGGCCCATTGGCACCGCAAAGGACTTCTCGTTGTTTTGCTGAAAGAAGCGGGTTATCACATTTAATATCGACTTCATTGAAGAAAGAACCAGATGGCGCAATTTGTGCCACGGTACGGTTATCCATGTAGTTCAATTCAGCATAAAAGGTATGTTGATCGGTAAAATTGTAATGGCCAAGCAAACCAAATGTTTTACGCTTGTCCGGACGCTGGAAGTAATTAAGTGGGCCAAAGTTATAGACACTATTACCCGTTGGTACTAGATCATCTCCTGCGACTTTAAAGTCATAGCTAGCTTGGTCTGTGATCCTACCGTCAGGTATTGTGCCAGAGCCACGACATATTCTTTGCCCTGGAGCTGAACTCGTTCTGCTACGATTGATATTCATTGAGCAGGCACTAAAATCACGGGAGTCCTGACGGATTTCATCAATTTCACGCCAAGTGAGGTAACCTGTAATATTGCCTTTATCGTTAGCTGAGTTGATACCAAAAATCATAGATATATCATGAGTATCACCGTCAGTAACTGAGGAATCAGGAATGTCGAAGCCTGAGGCAGTTAGCGCTCGTTGCATGTCTTTATGGTCATTTTTATGGTTGTAAACGCTTCCTTGATAGTCGACTTCAAAGCCTTCAAAGTCGTCTTTCATAATAAAGTTTACAACACCAGCAACAGCATCAGAGCCGTATGTTGCAGATGAACCACCGGTTAGCACATCTACGCGCTCAACCAAAGAGGCTGGGATTTGGTTTACGTCGGCACCAACACCCTCAATTCCAGCTGGTGAGCCTGAGGGTAATCGGCGGCCGTTGACTAAAACTAGTGTTCTAGAAGGGCCTAAATTTCGAAGGTCAACGGTTGCTGTACCAGTAGCACCGTTTGCTGTACCTGAAGTCTGATCTGCGAATACCGCAGGCATGTTGTTCAATAGGTCTTCAACTCGGGTAATGCCCGCGATTTCTATATCTTCAGCGGTTACACTCGTCACAGGACTCGCGCCAGTCATTGCAGCTCGCTTGATTCGTGTACCGGTTACTTCAATTCGTTCGACAGTATTCGCTGTTGTGGTGCCTGACTGTTCAGCATAAGCGATGCCAGATACACCCACTGTTAGCGTTGAACAGGCAAGTAAAGACAGCCTAATGTTCGCTGATAGGTTTGAAAGTTTCATATTATTTCCTTATGTATTTTGTTAGCAGAATAGGAAAATTTCCCTGCAGCATAGAACTTACATTGCATTTACAGAAACTTCAATACTTAGGCTGTAAAGTAGCCAGGAGGAGCCGTGGGGTAGGTTTTTATAGCAAAATTATAAAGATATAAGTTGAAATAATCTATTTTTGAGAAATAAAAAGGGTACCTCAAAGGTACCCAGAATAATTACTATTCAGCAATGAATGCCTCGCCTGATTTGATCCACGCTGCTGGTGGCAACCCTTTCAGGTGGTAATCAAAGTACTCTTTCATGCGAATTGAATAGTCCAACTGATTAGGCAGCTTTTTCAGATGGTGAGGTTCACCTTCGTATTGTAAGAAAATGGCATCTTTATCATGTCTTCTTAGGGCTAAGTAGTATTGGATACCTTCTTGCCAAGGAACCGC
This window contains:
- a CDS encoding TonB-dependent receptor plug domain-containing protein yields the protein MKLSNLSANIRLSLLACSTLTVGVSGIAYAEQSGTTTANTVERIEVTGTRIKRAAMTGASPVTSVTAEDIEIAGITRVEDLLNNMPAVFADQTSGTANGATGTATVDLRNLGPSRTLVLVNGRRLPSGSPAGIEGVGADVNQIPASLVERVDVLTGGSSATYGSDAVAGVVNFIMKDDFEGFEVDYQGSVYNHKNDHKDMQRALTASGFDIPDSSVTDGDTHDISMIFGINSANDKGNITGYLTWREIDEIRQDSRDFSACSMNINRSRTSSAPGQRICRGSGTIPDGRITDQASYDFKVAGDDLVPTGNSVYNFGPLNYFQRPDKRKTFGLLGHYNFTDQHTFYAELNYMDNRTVAQIAPSGSFFNEVDIKCDNPLLSAKQREVLCGANGPAVDGVVSGAFIAKRNVEGGPRQDDLRHTSTRFVLGMRGEIDDNWTYDAFFNYGNVSYEQTYQNDLSKRKIVRALKATTDDNGKIVCESVIDGSDPDCIPWNIFDPANITQEQIDYLTIPLFARGDTRSKQISGFVTGDLTEYGIVVPGTSTGVGIVLGLEHRKEAIDFNPDINFISNDGAGQGGPRKPVSDQFDVNEFFTELNIPLIEDSSFADYITLELAYRYSDYSTDKQTDTYKAAFDIRINDSLGLRTSYQRAVRAGNIQDLARPSSLALVNWDDPCAGANPAYTLEQCMRTGVTADQYGSVSSNPAGQYNAIEAGNPDLKPEKSDTYSFGILYSPEFVEGLDIAVDYFDITVNDAIQPFPVQYIVEQCAIDNNEELCGLINRGEKTGSLWLGEDAVTATDTNIGSVETSGIDFDASYRYTLPEDMGLLRFSLIGTWMEKFDTQNAPGGIVDKCAGKWDKNVCESPVPDMRYNFKTTWVTPWDVNITATYRYVSEVEEFYRPTAAELADPSKSPILVPLSARDYVDIAATWNATENLSFRAGINNVFDNTPPLVPDGPTTFSNGNTYPGFHDILGRYIFAGFTFRM